A window of the Streptomyces griseochromogenes genome harbors these coding sequences:
- a CDS encoding HEXXH motif domain-containing protein, translated as MSGAPDDRSAFHSIPADGLHGLLHGDGDGAVIDELLGAERSRRLLLLRALYDRSIRVASDSGDFPVSLREAWESLERAQAEAPGVVEEVLMAPGSGTWASAALRRLRGTLRSDIPIWATLGHLASLAAAASAAARIEFTLRVPAFEGTVSLPGLGCAVLPAREDWTTARVAGDRWGVRITCGGDEVVVGPDWERQAPGWRPTRRLTLGQDEAAGSVTLEEHDPYRTFFGPTAPRVLPDSEARSWQSSLTEAWNVLLRDTPAQTDAIRRGLRSITPMPKGERFRPYSSSSAEAFGGINASLPDEGCELAATLVHEFQHVKLGALTHVAPLVRRAEETQEPSELFHAPWRDDPRPLEGVLQGIYAFFGVTRFWRVNRRAADVAHAPLAHFEFALWREAVWSTLGSVRGHERLTPLGRRLLESLLHSCAGWLGDDVPDAPLRLAREALASHRARWREHHVRPSPDLVDEAVRAWRQGDACPPLAHTASSLVPDGDACFLDTAAVLARHRLTDPDGSWRDPSATGDRVRGADPIDFLLARGERSAALRELADQLRHGDPVVGSWAALGRALADRPEDRAACRFLTRSPEWARAVRESLHKEHGQRPDPLALAAWLGAAASRPGPFG; from the coding sequence GTGAGCGGCGCACCTGACGATCGATCCGCTTTCCACAGCATCCCGGCCGACGGCCTCCACGGGCTCCTCCACGGGGACGGCGACGGTGCTGTCATCGACGAGTTGCTCGGCGCCGAGCGCAGTCGCCGGCTACTGCTTCTGCGGGCCCTGTACGACCGGAGCATCCGCGTCGCCTCCGATTCCGGGGATTTCCCGGTGTCCCTCCGCGAAGCCTGGGAGTCGCTCGAGCGCGCGCAGGCCGAGGCACCCGGGGTGGTCGAGGAAGTCCTGATGGCTCCGGGTTCCGGAACATGGGCGTCCGCCGCTCTGAGGCGCCTGCGGGGCACCCTGCGGAGTGACATCCCGATCTGGGCGACGCTGGGGCACCTGGCCTCGCTGGCCGCCGCCGCGTCCGCCGCGGCCCGCATCGAGTTCACGCTGAGGGTTCCCGCGTTCGAGGGGACGGTGTCCCTTCCCGGACTGGGGTGCGCGGTTCTTCCGGCGCGGGAGGACTGGACGACCGCGCGCGTCGCCGGGGACCGGTGGGGCGTACGGATCACCTGTGGCGGCGACGAGGTCGTCGTGGGGCCCGACTGGGAGCGGCAGGCACCGGGCTGGCGGCCCACTCGCCGGCTGACGCTGGGACAGGACGAGGCCGCCGGGTCCGTGACCCTCGAGGAACACGACCCCTATCGCACCTTCTTCGGGCCCACCGCCCCCCGAGTTCTCCCGGACTCCGAGGCGCGGTCCTGGCAGTCCTCGCTCACCGAGGCATGGAACGTCCTGCTCCGCGACACACCGGCCCAGACGGACGCGATACGTCGAGGCCTGAGGTCCATCACTCCCATGCCGAAAGGAGAAAGGTTTCGGCCGTACAGCAGCTCCTCCGCCGAGGCCTTCGGAGGGATCAACGCCTCCCTGCCCGACGAGGGTTGTGAGCTGGCCGCGACCCTGGTGCATGAATTCCAGCACGTCAAACTCGGCGCCCTGACGCATGTGGCGCCACTGGTGCGACGGGCCGAGGAGACGCAGGAGCCGTCGGAGCTGTTCCATGCGCCGTGGCGGGACGATCCCAGGCCGCTGGAGGGCGTTTTACAGGGGATCTACGCCTTCTTCGGAGTGACCCGGTTCTGGCGCGTCAACCGACGTGCCGCGGACGTGGCGCACGCGCCCCTGGCCCACTTCGAGTTCGCCCTGTGGAGGGAGGCCGTGTGGTCGACGCTGGGCAGTGTCCGGGGTCATGAACGGCTGACGCCCCTGGGGCGCCGACTCCTCGAATCACTTCTGCACAGCTGTGCCGGCTGGCTCGGCGACGACGTCCCCGACGCGCCGCTGCGGCTGGCTCGTGAGGCCTTGGCAAGTCACCGTGCCCGGTGGCGCGAGCATCATGTGCGGCCGTCGCCGGACCTGGTGGACGAGGCGGTGCGCGCGTGGCGACAGGGAGACGCCTGTCCCCCGCTGGCCCACACCGCGTCGTCGCTCGTGCCGGACGGCGATGCCTGTTTCCTCGACACGGCGGCGGTCCTGGCCAGACATCGCCTCACCGATCCGGACGGCTCCTGGCGGGATCCCTCCGCCACCGGCGACCGGGTACGCGGAGCCGACCCCATCGACTTCCTCCTGGCTCGTGGGGAGCGGTCGGCTGCCCTACGGGAGTTAGCGGATCAGCTGCGGCACGGGGATCCCGTGGTGGGCTCGTGGGCGGCGCTGGGCCGGGCCTTGGCCGACCGTCCCGAAGACCGGGCCGCGTGCCGGTTTCTGACGCGGTCGCCGGAGTGGGCCCGCGCCGTGCGGGAGAGTCTGCACAAGGAGCACGGACAGCGGCCCGATCCGCTGGCCCTGGCGGCGTGGCTGGGTGCCGCCGCGAGCCGGCCGGGGCCGTTCGGCTGA
- a CDS encoding effector-associated domain 2-containing protein produces the protein MNEQQRGSAGLDITRVAEVIVDLPAGAPRRRGSGYRVGGRYVLTAAHVVEPPFTKVQVRFEADQDGEWSADSDVVMRSGPADLALLDMGEHLPAAPPVRHAPRYAVLPETDVTLPVTAVGFPRFKLREDVGPGPEGSPGRYRDSCHVDGTVSVLSNRREGTLEVAVPPPADVVGPEHSPWEGMSGAVLWSGGVVIGMITTHHRSDGLGRLAAVRVRRWYDELDPAERELLHVCAGLPERPGPVSPHVTSPLRPSLASLPHTLTMRELKDLVDALTALSALRRPNGLDTVLEGVDPRVAAHRPRDDRLRYEVYGVLRTCLRYPGTLDRFMEVLRDWEEDSEELREVDRAASELAVRHG, from the coding sequence GTGAATGAACAGCAACGGGGAAGTGCGGGGCTGGACATAACCCGGGTCGCCGAGGTGATCGTGGATCTCCCCGCGGGCGCGCCGCGTCGCCGGGGCTCCGGCTACCGCGTCGGCGGGCGGTACGTTCTGACCGCCGCTCACGTGGTCGAGCCGCCCTTCACCAAGGTTCAGGTCCGCTTCGAAGCGGACCAGGACGGTGAGTGGTCCGCCGACTCCGACGTGGTCATGCGCTCCGGCCCCGCCGACCTCGCCCTGTTGGACATGGGCGAACACCTCCCGGCGGCCCCGCCCGTCCGGCACGCGCCCCGTTACGCGGTGCTCCCGGAGACGGACGTCACGCTGCCCGTCACCGCTGTCGGCTTCCCCCGCTTCAAGCTGCGCGAGGACGTCGGCCCCGGCCCCGAGGGCTCACCCGGCAGATACCGCGACTCCTGCCACGTCGACGGCACGGTGTCCGTCCTGTCCAACCGGCGGGAGGGCACCCTGGAGGTCGCCGTCCCGCCTCCGGCCGACGTGGTCGGGCCGGAGCACTCGCCCTGGGAGGGCATGTCCGGCGCCGTCCTCTGGTCCGGCGGTGTCGTCATCGGCATGATCACCACCCACCACCGCTCCGACGGCCTCGGCCGGCTCGCGGCGGTGCGGGTGCGGCGCTGGTACGACGAACTGGACCCTGCCGAGCGCGAACTGCTCCACGTCTGCGCGGGCCTCCCCGAGCGGCCCGGGCCGGTCTCCCCCCACGTCACGTCACCGCTTCGTCCGAGCCTCGCCTCGCTGCCGCACACCCTGACGATGCGCGAACTCAAAGACCTGGTCGACGCGTTGACGGCCCTCTCGGCACTGCGCCGGCCGAACGGCCTCGACACCGTCCTGGAGGGCGTCGACCCCCGGGTGGCCGCCCATCGGCCCCGCGACGACCGGCTGCGGTACGAGGTATACGGCGTGCTGCGCACCTGCCTGCGCTATCCCGGCACCCTCGACAGGTTCATGGAAGTACTGCGGGATTGGGAGGAGGACTCGGAGGAACTGCGCGAAGTGGACCGCGCCGCGTCCGAACTCGCGGTGCGACACGGCTGA
- a CDS encoding alpha/beta hydrolase, with translation MDLARTAQDPAPPLDPELGVALAALGDRAREPYTPENLADRQERDAADRPRPTVTDLRADGRFEVDELRVPGESGAPDVTLVSSRPAGTAGPLPLLYYMHGGGMITGNAWSVLPRLLREVALPLEMAVVSVEYRLAPRARYPAPLEDCYAGYVWAAEHAAALGIDADRVVIGGKSAGGGLAAALALLTRDRGGPTPIGQLLLCPMLDDRNDTVSSHQMAGIDTWDRTSNATAWQALLGDRYGAADLPPYAAPARATDLSGLPPAYIEVGSAETLRDEDVAYAQGIWQAGGQAELHVWPGACHGFDTFAPRAALSQDARDARSRWLRRILTPSGTGSGPAC, from the coding sequence ATGGACCTCGCGCGGACGGCCCAGGACCCTGCTCCCCCCTTGGACCCCGAACTGGGCGTGGCACTGGCGGCTTTGGGGGACAGGGCGAGGGAGCCGTACACCCCGGAGAACCTCGCCGACCGGCAGGAGCGGGATGCCGCGGACCGGCCCAGGCCGACGGTCACGGATCTCCGGGCCGACGGCCGCTTCGAGGTCGATGAGCTGCGCGTGCCGGGGGAGTCGGGTGCGCCGGACGTCACGCTCGTGAGTTCGCGTCCCGCCGGGACCGCCGGTCCGCTGCCGCTGCTCTACTACATGCACGGCGGCGGAATGATCACGGGGAACGCGTGGTCCGTACTGCCGCGTCTGCTGCGCGAGGTGGCGCTCCCGCTGGAGATGGCGGTCGTCTCCGTCGAGTACCGGCTGGCCCCGCGGGCGCGGTATCCCGCACCGCTGGAGGACTGTTACGCCGGGTACGTCTGGGCGGCTGAACACGCTGCCGCGCTGGGCATCGACGCGGACCGCGTCGTCATCGGCGGAAAGAGCGCCGGCGGCGGACTCGCAGCGGCACTCGCTCTCCTCACCCGCGACCGGGGCGGGCCCACCCCGATCGGGCAACTGCTGCTGTGCCCGATGCTCGACGACCGCAATGACACCGTCTCCAGCCATCAGATGGCCGGAATCGACACCTGGGACCGAACCTCCAACGCGACCGCGTGGCAGGCCCTGCTGGGCGACCGGTACGGCGCCGCGGACCTGCCGCCCTACGCGGCTCCCGCCCGGGCCACGGATCTGTCCGGGCTGCCCCCCGCCTACATCGAGGTCGGGTCGGCCGAGACGCTCAGGGACGAGGACGTGGCCTACGCCCAGGGGATCTGGCAGGCCGGCGGCCAAGCCGAACTGCACGTATGGCCCGGGGCCTGTCACGGCTTCGACACCTTCGCCCCGCGAGCGGCTCTGAGCCAGGACGCCCGCGACGCCCGCTCCCGCTGGCTGCGGCGCATCCTGACACCGTCCGGCACGGGCAGTGGGCCCGCCTGCTGA
- a CDS encoding trypco2 family protein has product MARREEQWFELSEVVRQLRGQLNQAMAEGKDDEIRFELGPVEMEFEVAVTKERGGDGGLKVGVLSLGAKGSRSTGTKNRMKLTLTPQNRQGGPTRISGVERTLPQG; this is encoded by the coding sequence ATGGCGCGTCGCGAAGAGCAGTGGTTCGAGCTGTCCGAGGTCGTCCGTCAGCTGAGAGGCCAGCTGAATCAGGCGATGGCCGAGGGCAAGGACGACGAGATCCGTTTTGAACTCGGCCCGGTGGAGATGGAGTTCGAGGTCGCCGTGACCAAGGAGCGGGGCGGCGACGGCGGACTCAAGGTGGGCGTGCTGTCGCTCGGCGCGAAGGGATCCCGGTCCACCGGGACCAAGAACCGGATGAAGCTGACCCTCACGCCGCAGAACCGGCAGGGCGGTCCGACCCGCATCTCCGGAGTCGAGCGGACGCTGCCCCAGGGCTGA
- a CDS encoding S1 family peptidase produces MKTDRVVEVWVRLDNGEWACGSGYVVAARLVITAAHVIVAHPAGDRSFHTLASSQDIRLRAEHADTLFSGSVVWRGQGEDLDVALIEITDEAWPKDPVTPVRWGRTTCQKTRVDCVAIGFPQVLRLADLRREREQLSGSINPATGDKSGQYHVQVDDAPARHMDGDSPWAGMSGAALFSNGLLIGVVIIDLDGFDGHRLTAVRMTEAFADAGFLRHVGAYGGAADRPGTTYTPVLESAELAALFSVRRAPQRPHSPATLLTAQAAAVRWFRGRDGKVADLQKWLASGEPLKARLVVGPGGYGKTRLARQLECRARGTGWITGMVQAERTEKLPADPLERLDSCRLPLLLIVDYAETRPDVVQRLLEAVDPYEGPKVRLLLLARSPGKWWESLWGSTWQLQEAVALDDVDVLGPLPPDGDHRLRAFREAATDLSRALPNVRGLRTVEWGDLTEQLPVPDLSQKRFGSIMQIHLAALVALLQKGPTRVSAANGSTTTHEDLLITHEMPYWRASAKSHQVRLGDDSLANAVTVATLMGAANRDEALAVLARVRGLDGQSEGQLMDVDQWLTTLYPASGTGRWGALEPDRLGEHLVGHRLRDWPDLLAKPLAAATPAQLHRAFHVLARAGVDHATARTALRFQVVEQLRRTGPTALAVALETEVPEFLIEVLEEAVQGAADSPETLAELAEAFPATAPELEILAERVTRLEVAVCHCLLAAGLGDYLPRLARATRRHAEYLHALGRTDEALAVQSEAVGLFRELAGRSRGKGAQP; encoded by the coding sequence ATGAAGACGGACAGAGTGGTCGAGGTCTGGGTCCGACTCGACAACGGGGAGTGGGCCTGCGGCTCCGGCTATGTGGTGGCCGCACGGCTGGTCATCACCGCCGCGCATGTGATCGTCGCGCACCCTGCCGGGGACAGGTCGTTCCACACGCTTGCCAGCAGCCAGGACATCCGTCTCCGGGCCGAGCACGCCGACACCCTGTTCTCCGGCAGCGTCGTCTGGCGGGGCCAGGGCGAGGACCTGGATGTAGCGCTGATCGAGATCACGGACGAGGCCTGGCCCAAGGACCCCGTGACCCCCGTGCGTTGGGGGCGTACGACTTGTCAGAAGACGCGGGTGGACTGCGTCGCGATCGGATTCCCACAGGTGCTGCGGCTCGCGGATCTTCGCCGTGAGCGGGAGCAGCTGAGCGGCAGCATCAACCCGGCCACCGGAGACAAGTCCGGGCAGTATCACGTCCAGGTCGACGACGCTCCCGCCCGGCACATGGACGGCGACTCGCCCTGGGCCGGGATGTCGGGTGCCGCGCTCTTCAGCAACGGCCTCCTGATCGGTGTCGTGATCATCGACCTCGACGGCTTCGACGGGCACCGGCTGACCGCGGTCCGGATGACCGAGGCTTTCGCCGACGCCGGCTTCCTCCGCCATGTCGGAGCCTACGGCGGCGCCGCCGACCGGCCCGGCACGACATACACACCGGTGCTGGAGTCCGCCGAGCTGGCCGCCCTCTTCAGCGTCCGGCGGGCCCCGCAGCGCCCGCACTCGCCCGCCACCCTCCTGACGGCCCAGGCCGCCGCCGTACGGTGGTTCCGCGGGCGGGACGGAAAGGTCGCCGACCTGCAGAAGTGGCTGGCGTCCGGCGAGCCGCTGAAGGCGCGTCTCGTCGTCGGTCCCGGCGGCTACGGCAAGACCCGCCTCGCGCGCCAACTCGAATGCAGAGCACGTGGTACCGGATGGATCACCGGCATGGTCCAGGCCGAGCGGACCGAGAAGCTGCCCGCCGACCCGCTGGAGAGGCTGGACTCGTGCCGGCTGCCGCTGCTGCTCATCGTGGACTACGCCGAGACCCGGCCCGATGTGGTCCAGCGCCTGCTCGAAGCCGTGGACCCGTACGAGGGCCCCAAGGTCAGACTCCTCCTGCTCGCCCGGTCCCCCGGTAAATGGTGGGAGAGCCTGTGGGGCTCCACCTGGCAGCTCCAGGAGGCCGTGGCCCTCGACGACGTGGACGTGCTGGGACCTCTGCCGCCCGACGGCGACCACCGGCTGCGAGCCTTCCGCGAGGCCGCCACGGATCTCTCCCGCGCACTGCCGAACGTGCGCGGCCTCAGGACGGTGGAGTGGGGCGACCTGACCGAACAGCTCCCTGTCCCCGACCTGAGCCAGAAACGCTTCGGCTCGATCATGCAGATCCACCTGGCCGCGCTGGTCGCCCTGCTGCAGAAGGGGCCCACTCGGGTGTCCGCGGCCAATGGAAGCACCACCACCCACGAGGACCTGCTGATCACCCATGAGATGCCCTACTGGCGGGCGAGCGCGAAGAGCCACCAGGTGAGGCTGGGTGACGACAGCCTGGCCAACGCCGTCACCGTGGCGACCCTGATGGGCGCGGCCAACCGGGACGAGGCCCTCGCGGTGCTCGCCCGCGTGCGCGGACTGGACGGGCAGAGCGAAGGGCAACTGATGGACGTGGACCAGTGGCTGACCACCCTCTACCCCGCCTCCGGCACCGGACGCTGGGGAGCACTGGAACCGGACCGGCTGGGCGAGCACCTGGTCGGCCACCGGTTACGGGACTGGCCCGACCTGCTGGCCAAGCCCCTGGCCGCCGCCACCCCCGCACAGCTCCACCGGGCCTTCCACGTCCTGGCCAGAGCGGGCGTGGACCATGCCACAGCCCGTACGGCACTGCGCTTCCAGGTCGTCGAGCAACTGCGGCGCACCGGCCCCACGGCCTTGGCGGTGGCGCTGGAGACGGAGGTGCCCGAGTTCCTCATCGAGGTGCTGGAAGAAGCGGTCCAAGGCGCGGCCGACTCCCCGGAGACGCTGGCGGAACTGGCCGAGGCCTTTCCCGCCACAGCGCCTGAACTGGAAATACTGGCCGAGCGAGTCACCCGTCTGGAGGTAGCGGTGTGCCACTGTCTGCTGGCAGCCGGTCTCGGCGACTACCTGCCCCGCCTCGCCCGCGCGACCAGACGGCACGCCGAGTACCTGCACGCACTCGGCCGCACCGATGAGGCACTGGCCGTACAGTCCGAGGCGGTCGGCCTGTTCCGGGAACTCGCCGGCAGATCCCGAGGGAAGGGAGCCCAGCCGTGA
- a CDS encoding CHAT domain-containing protein, translating into MSGSDYQAEFAASLTEQAAYLSSLGRFADALEPSTEACEIYMSTGVGDAAARAEAFTRQVIVLARLDRTNDVPMWAHLALAHWYELGAPGNRMLMARILHVISVLQILAGEDGDAVITAADAVGLAPGSRTGRRGPTELRLLVRVLTAHAMALAGAGRPGEAAEVAGEALRKRLADTAETADVLESLADPGQTHRPSPHLLLAGLDASLADIAGTRGARVAPEDSVLLNRHLMREGSDSAQPSLLTALAARFTQLSAEGRKEEAADWLSEAISTSRQLLTDGEPGYGRHVTRVMGDIGDFLWSRLDQCDAEDLDRLVDIRGLAYEGSAEAGDTGRADAAFRLGTGLLARFERGHETRDLEDLLALLRRSGERFPTSELRHGMAWLASRALTHRYDLTGDRADLYEAIEHGIKAIVADDEPGTGTGAAHVDAMSRLSHRLWHRYNTFGTPDDLEAAITLIDRSLSVLGDHHAERARLLVSLGTVLFARYDRSGDPADLDRTIDLAREASGDEPARIPALELLCTALIRRYGKSDSSHDPGEAVMALRQLISALPQGHEARAEHLVNLSVMLRQRHSRTMDSVDLQEALAAGRQAVALLSADDPRRSAALFNLTRVLEDVHKRSGDRQLLSEAVDAAEEAVSRSPDNAPDRAAVVANLAQALGARWLAQGVKADLTEAISLARHAVEILPADSPTRAPLLDLLEALLRYGVEHEADHGIRGQAMSLAFERGSPEAGLAEAIAVLRSDTAAPNALPLERIRAAERLGRLAMTAGQSEVALEGYSLAVDLLPLALAARRGRPTRRGGTEPGDLDELVNDAAAAAMAAERWEQAAVLLERGRVALLAHSPGPDQRLEYLRALDPELADHFEELGDRISRGEPRGRRPGLVAEWDRLIEQVRLLPGMSSFLAPPRFQDLAAQVQDGPLVMVNVSRYRSDAIIVTSGGVIAVPLPGLHEELPQQLRRFRSTLAARYAPLEDHLKAEGTLRDVLHWLWSAVAQPVLDTLGLRNPRPDEPLPRLWWIPTGLLGLLPLHAAEEPRAVQGALSMLDCVCPSYAATISALGEARRKPHAPLSALVVAPTGSPRVDDLPHAEREAHEVLARMGTARLLSGTEATKDAVLSQLPQASVVHFACHGVMNPGSLRAGGLELADGPLTTAELRAAQATAPQLVVLSACGTASRPAADADSPWQAVSLPATLHLGGYRHAIGTLWEVDDRTHADMASLFYAALTDRGSVSTDDSPRALHEAVRRVRARYPHIPSLWAAHIHVGP; encoded by the coding sequence GTGAGCGGCTCCGACTACCAGGCGGAATTCGCCGCGAGCCTGACCGAGCAGGCCGCGTATCTGAGTTCGCTGGGCCGCTTCGCCGATGCCTTGGAGCCGTCCACGGAGGCGTGCGAGATCTACATGAGCACGGGGGTGGGGGACGCGGCCGCCAGGGCCGAGGCGTTCACCCGGCAGGTGATCGTCCTCGCACGGCTCGACAGGACGAATGACGTGCCCATGTGGGCACACCTGGCCCTGGCGCACTGGTACGAGCTGGGGGCGCCCGGCAACCGGATGCTCATGGCGAGGATCCTGCACGTGATCTCCGTACTCCAGATCCTGGCGGGTGAGGACGGTGACGCGGTGATCACTGCCGCGGACGCGGTCGGCCTCGCCCCCGGATCGCGGACGGGACGGCGAGGCCCGACCGAACTCCGGCTTCTGGTACGCGTCCTGACGGCCCACGCTATGGCGCTGGCAGGAGCGGGACGTCCGGGGGAGGCCGCCGAGGTCGCGGGCGAGGCCCTTCGGAAGCGCCTCGCGGACACGGCAGAGACGGCCGACGTTCTCGAAAGCCTTGCCGATCCCGGACAGACGCACAGACCCTCCCCACATCTGCTGCTGGCCGGACTCGACGCCTCCCTGGCCGACATCGCCGGAACGCGCGGCGCCCGTGTCGCGCCGGAGGACTCGGTCCTGCTGAACCGGCATCTCATGCGGGAGGGGAGCGATTCGGCCCAGCCGTCCCTGCTGACCGCGCTGGCCGCGCGTTTCACGCAGCTGAGCGCGGAGGGGCGGAAAGAGGAGGCGGCGGACTGGCTCAGTGAGGCGATCTCCACAAGCCGCCAACTGCTCACGGACGGGGAGCCCGGCTACGGCCGGCACGTCACCCGCGTCATGGGTGACATCGGGGACTTCCTGTGGAGCCGTCTCGACCAGTGCGACGCCGAGGACCTCGATCGGCTGGTCGACATTCGCGGGCTGGCCTACGAGGGCTCGGCCGAAGCGGGAGACACCGGGCGGGCGGATGCCGCGTTCAGACTCGGAACCGGGCTCCTGGCCCGATTCGAACGGGGCCACGAGACGCGGGACCTGGAAGACCTGCTCGCGCTGCTACGGAGATCCGGTGAGCGTTTCCCCACGTCCGAACTTCGGCATGGCATGGCATGGCTGGCCTCGCGTGCGCTGACCCATCGCTATGACCTCACCGGAGATCGCGCTGATCTGTACGAGGCCATCGAGCATGGAATCAAGGCCATCGTCGCCGACGACGAACCCGGCACAGGCACCGGAGCGGCCCACGTCGATGCCATGTCGCGCCTCAGCCACAGGCTGTGGCACCGCTACAACACCTTCGGCACGCCGGACGACCTGGAAGCGGCGATCACGCTGATCGATCGCTCCCTGAGTGTTCTCGGGGACCACCACGCGGAACGCGCACGCCTGCTCGTGAGCCTCGGCACCGTGCTCTTCGCCCGGTACGACAGAAGCGGGGACCCGGCGGATCTCGACCGGACGATCGACCTCGCCCGCGAGGCATCGGGGGACGAACCCGCCAGGATCCCCGCGCTGGAACTGCTGTGCACGGCGCTGATCCGTCGGTACGGGAAGTCGGACAGCAGCCACGATCCGGGCGAGGCCGTCATGGCGCTTCGGCAACTGATCTCGGCGCTGCCACAGGGACATGAAGCAAGGGCCGAACACCTGGTCAACCTGTCGGTCATGCTGCGACAGCGTCACTCGCGAACGATGGATTCCGTGGATCTGCAGGAGGCGTTGGCGGCCGGCAGGCAAGCCGTCGCACTCCTGTCGGCCGACGATCCGCGTAGATCAGCCGCACTGTTCAATCTGACCCGCGTTCTGGAGGACGTTCATAAGCGTTCAGGGGACCGGCAGCTGCTGAGTGAGGCGGTTGACGCAGCGGAGGAGGCTGTTTCCCGCAGCCCTGACAACGCGCCGGACAGAGCGGCGGTCGTCGCCAACCTCGCCCAGGCGCTGGGCGCCAGGTGGCTCGCGCAGGGTGTGAAGGCCGATCTGACCGAGGCCATTTCCCTCGCCCGGCACGCCGTGGAAATCCTGCCGGCCGATTCCCCCACTCGAGCGCCCCTCCTCGATCTGCTCGAAGCGCTTCTGCGGTACGGCGTGGAACACGAGGCCGACCACGGGATCAGAGGTCAGGCGATGAGCCTGGCCTTCGAACGCGGCTCCCCTGAGGCCGGCCTCGCCGAGGCGATCGCCGTGCTGCGGAGCGACACCGCCGCGCCGAACGCGCTGCCCCTGGAACGCATCCGCGCGGCCGAGCGCCTCGGGCGCCTCGCGATGACCGCGGGTCAGTCGGAGGTGGCTCTGGAGGGCTACAGCTTGGCGGTCGACCTGCTGCCGCTCGCTCTCGCCGCTCGCCGTGGCCGTCCGACCCGGCGCGGCGGCACGGAACCAGGTGACCTGGACGAGTTGGTCAACGACGCCGCCGCCGCCGCGATGGCCGCAGAACGCTGGGAGCAGGCGGCCGTACTGCTGGAGCGGGGACGCGTGGCTCTGCTCGCTCATTCGCCGGGCCCCGACCAGCGGCTGGAGTACCTTCGGGCACTCGATCCCGAACTCGCCGATCATTTCGAGGAGTTGGGCGACCGCATCTCCCGGGGCGAGCCGCGGGGAAGGCGCCCCGGCCTCGTGGCCGAATGGGACCGGCTGATCGAGCAGGTGCGTCTGTTGCCGGGCATGAGCTCCTTCCTGGCACCGCCCAGATTTCAGGACCTTGCGGCACAGGTGCAGGACGGCCCCTTGGTGATGGTCAACGTGAGCCGGTACCGGTCCGACGCCATCATCGTCACTTCCGGCGGTGTAATTGCCGTACCGCTGCCCGGCCTGCACGAGGAACTCCCCCAGCAGCTGAGGCGCTTCCGCTCCACGCTCGCGGCCAGGTACGCCCCCTTGGAGGATCACCTCAAGGCGGAGGGAACTCTCCGCGACGTGCTGCACTGGCTCTGGTCGGCCGTCGCCCAACCGGTGCTCGACACCCTCGGCCTGCGGAACCCGCGCCCGGACGAGCCCCTCCCACGCCTGTGGTGGATCCCCACGGGATTGCTCGGTCTGCTTCCCTTGCACGCCGCCGAAGAACCGAGGGCCGTCCAAGGGGCACTGAGCATGCTCGACTGTGTCTGCCCCTCCTACGCGGCCACGATCAGCGCACTCGGCGAGGCACGTAGGAAACCCCACGCCCCCCTGTCCGCCCTCGTGGTCGCTCCGACAGGGAGCCCAAGGGTGGACGACCTGCCCCACGCGGAGCGGGAAGCCCACGAGGTACTGGCCCGCATGGGCACCGCGCGGCTGCTCTCCGGCACCGAGGCGACCAAGGACGCGGTGCTGTCCCAGCTCCCGCAGGCATCCGTGGTGCACTTCGCCTGCCACGGGGTCATGAATCCGGGCTCCCTGCGCGCCGGAGGCCTCGAACTGGCCGACGGACCGCTGACCACCGCCGAGCTGCGCGCCGCCCAGGCGACAGCCCCGCAGCTGGTGGTCCTCTCCGCCTGCGGGACCGCCTCCCGGCCCGCGGCAGACGCGGACTCGCCCTGGCAGGCGGTCAGCCTCCCCGCCACCCTGCACCTGGGCGGATACCGGCACGCCATCGGCACCCTCTGGGAGGTCGACGACCGGACACACGCCGACATGGCCTCACTGTTCTACGCGGCGCTCACCGACAGGGGATCCGTCTCCACGGACGACTCACCCCGGGCGCTGCACGAGGCCGTGCGGAGAGTACGCGCCCGCTACCCGCACATCCCGTCCCTCTGGGCCGCACACATCCACGTAGGACCCTGA